A single window of Paenibacillus sp. SYP-B4298 DNA harbors:
- a CDS encoding HU family DNA-binding protein, with protein sequence MNKTDLISKVAESTELSKKDATKAVDAVFDAISEALQNGDKVQLVGFGNFEVRERAARKGRNPQTGEEIEIAASKMPAFRPGKSLKDIVSN encoded by the coding sequence ATGAACAAAACCGATCTGATCTCTAAAGTAGCCGAGTCTACAGAGCTGTCCAAAAAGGACGCGACCAAAGCGGTTGATGCTGTGTTTGATGCAATCTCTGAAGCGCTACAAAACGGCGACAAAGTTCAATTGGTTGGCTTTGGAAACTTCGAAGTTCGCGAGCGCGCTGCACGCAAGGGCCGCAATCCGCAAACCGGCGAAGAAATCGAGATTGCTGCCAGCAAGATGCCCGCATTCAGACCAGGCAAGTCGCTGAAGGACATCGTATCCAACTAG
- a CDS encoding ABC transporter permease — protein MKSRVLEFLFKYGALLVIGFVIVFLSLWNENFFTYGNLTDILRSISIVTFVAIGVTFSLTVGGFDLSVGSTVSISTIMAAALMVWYDQPLWIVIVVPIAIGALIGLLNSFLIVKVRIPDLLATLAVMYIISGVHRTFSKGYTIYNNMQMTDGTTAPGKFTESFLWLGQGKWLGIPVPVILMVLTVILVHLFFKYTRWGRQMHFIGSNEEAARLSGVRVKRVRVAAYVVSGVFAAIGGILLASRIGTGQIDAGAPYLMEAVAAVFVGYSVFGAAKPNVIGTFFGAVLIGVLVNGMTMMKFQYYVNDIIKGSVLVLALAVTYVHLSRKRQ, from the coding sequence ATGAAATCAAGGGTGTTGGAGTTTTTATTTAAATACGGGGCGTTGCTTGTGATCGGGTTCGTCATCGTGTTCCTGTCGCTATGGAATGAGAACTTTTTTACCTATGGCAATCTGACGGATATATTGCGTTCGATCTCAATCGTTACCTTTGTAGCCATCGGTGTGACGTTCTCCTTGACTGTGGGAGGGTTCGATCTATCTGTCGGCTCGACGGTATCGATCAGCACGATTATGGCAGCGGCGTTAATGGTGTGGTATGACCAGCCGCTATGGATCGTCATTGTGGTTCCGATCGCGATCGGCGCCTTGATCGGCTTGCTCAATTCCTTCCTGATCGTTAAGGTGCGCATTCCCGATCTGTTGGCGACTCTGGCTGTCATGTACATTATCTCCGGTGTGCACCGGACGTTCTCGAAGGGGTATACCATCTACAACAACATGCAGATGACAGACGGAACTACAGCGCCCGGCAAGTTTACGGAGTCGTTCCTGTGGCTGGGACAGGGCAAATGGCTCGGTATCCCCGTGCCGGTCATCTTGATGGTATTAACCGTTATTTTGGTGCACCTCTTCTTCAAGTATACCCGCTGGGGCAGACAGATGCACTTTATCGGGAGCAATGAGGAGGCGGCGAGACTGTCTGGCGTGCGCGTCAAGCGTGTGCGGGTAGCAGCCTATGTGGTATCCGGGGTGTTCGCGGCGATCGGTGGTATATTGCTGGCATCGCGGATTGGAACCGGTCAGATCGATGCGGGCGCTCCGTATCTGATGGAAGCGGTAGCGGCGGTATTTGTCGGTTATTCGGTGTTTGGCGCGGCCAAGCCGAATGTGATCGGTACCTTTTTCGGCGCGGTGCTTATTGGCGTTCTCGTAAACGGAATGACGATGATGAAATTCCAATACTATGTCAATGATATTATTAAGGGCTCTGTGCTGGTGCTCGCCTTGGCGGTTACCTACGTCCATCTGAGTCGCAAACGGCAGTAA
- a CDS encoding sugar ABC transporter ATP-binding protein, protein MKAIGHLQMDNIGKSFAGVPALRGVHFDIRGGEIHALLGANGAGKSTLMKILSGAYTADSGQIIIDGKPERVQSPLDAKRLGIHCIYQEVDTALVPGLSVAENIMMDQLASGGPGLIRWGTLYKQAEAVLQRLDAHIPVRKSVDELSLAEKQLVLIARLLTEQARFVIFDEPTAPLSFEEAERLFRVMGQLKAEGIGSVFISHRLPEVFEQCDRITVMRDGQKVYSVETSQTDMDQVIRAMLGKTLEEEYIKQEAVIGEVALRVRDVRRGHHVRGVSLEVRRGEIVAVVGLVGAGKTELSRLLFGADKLDSGAVEVAARRVKLTEPADAIGGGIVLVPEERRKQGILVEESVQRNLSLPVLRLLSRAGFIKGASESELADDAIARLGIKTASPHLPTMMLSGGNQQKVSIGKWLKTSADVYLFDEPTKGVDIGAKTDIFRIIGELAGQGKAILYFTCEFAEAIGIADRIIVMCDGRFVKEFARGEATQEQLLYYASGGGEIR, encoded by the coding sequence ATGAAAGCGATCGGCCATCTTCAAATGGACAACATCGGCAAATCTTTTGCCGGTGTTCCTGCCCTTAGAGGGGTTCATTTCGATATACGCGGCGGTGAAATTCATGCGCTGCTCGGAGCGAACGGAGCGGGGAAGAGCACGCTGATGAAAATATTATCAGGCGCCTATACCGCCGATTCCGGACAGATCATCATCGATGGCAAGCCGGAGCGCGTCCAGTCCCCGCTGGATGCCAAGCGGCTCGGTATTCACTGCATCTATCAGGAGGTAGATACAGCGCTTGTACCGGGATTGTCCGTCGCTGAGAATATTATGATGGATCAGTTGGCATCTGGCGGGCCGGGTCTCATACGTTGGGGAACGCTGTACAAGCAGGCGGAGGCGGTGCTGCAGCGGCTGGATGCGCACATCCCGGTACGCAAGTCCGTGGACGAGCTGTCGCTCGCTGAGAAGCAGCTCGTGCTGATTGCACGGCTGCTCACCGAGCAGGCCCGCTTTGTTATCTTTGATGAGCCGACGGCACCGCTCAGCTTCGAGGAGGCTGAGCGGTTGTTCCGCGTCATGGGGCAGCTAAAGGCAGAGGGCATCGGCTCGGTGTTTATTTCGCATCGTCTGCCTGAGGTGTTCGAGCAATGCGACCGGATTACGGTCATGCGTGACGGACAGAAGGTGTATAGCGTCGAGACGTCGCAGACGGATATGGATCAGGTCATTCGGGCGATGCTCGGCAAGACGCTGGAGGAGGAATACATCAAGCAGGAGGCCGTTATTGGCGAGGTAGCGCTGCGAGTGCGGGATGTGCGGCGCGGTCATCATGTACGCGGGGTATCGCTCGAAGTGCGGCGCGGCGAGATCGTCGCGGTGGTCGGTCTGGTCGGAGCTGGAAAGACGGAGCTGTCGCGGCTGCTCTTCGGAGCAGATAAGCTGGATAGCGGTGCTGTCGAGGTCGCCGCGCGTCGGGTCAAGCTGACTGAGCCTGCCGATGCCATCGGCGGGGGCATCGTGCTTGTGCCGGAGGAGCGGCGCAAGCAGGGCATTCTTGTCGAGGAGTCGGTTCAGCGCAATCTCAGTCTGCCAGTGCTGCGCCTGCTCTCGCGCGCTGGCTTCATCAAGGGAGCTTCCGAATCGGAGCTAGCAGATGATGCGATTGCCAGGCTCGGGATTAAGACGGCCTCTCCTCATCTGCCCACGATGATGCTTAGTGGAGGCAACCAGCAGAAGGTATCGATCGGGAAATGGCTGAAGACGAGTGCGGATGTCTATCTGTTTGATGAGCCGACTAAAGGGGTCGACATCGGCGCGAAAACAGACATATTTCGCATCATTGGCGAGTTGGCTGGCCAAGGCAAGGCGATTCTGTATTTCACATGCGAATTTGCCGAAGCCATCGGGATTGCCGACCGGATCATCGTGATGTGCGATGGCAGATTTGTGAAGGAATTTGCCCGCGGTGAGGCGACACAGGAACAGCTATTGTATTATGCCAGCGGCGGAGGGGAGATACGATGA
- a CDS encoding sugar ABC transporter substrate-binding protein — protein MKKWGKSSLLLLLAAFMLVVSACGSQSANQPAKEADKPAAGANNSASGEQTSDLASLKGKKIALVMQFNTGTFSAQYIEGVKEQAAKFGGEVQVFASENDLGKMVANLDSAINQGFDAIMTDHGEAGALDPGIKRAVEKNIPVVSFDADITVPGVTVLAQADEKMAEVTLEQLAQDAGGKGNIVKIWVAGFAPMERRQVAYKAFQEKYPEIKEIAAFGNAGNPQLDAQQQMEAVLTQYPNKGDITAVWAAWDEFAKGASRAIQAAGRNEIKVYGIDMSDEDLQIIQDPATPWVASAAVDPKEIGRVQVRLLYQKLHGDTVADKVVLEPTYVKREDLPQPPTVVNTTNLSEYVKEWGNGTQGVAEWMTELEKVAAQ, from the coding sequence TTGAAAAAATGGGGAAAATCGTCACTGTTGCTCTTGCTTGCCGCGTTCATGCTGGTGGTCTCTGCATGCGGCAGCCAATCTGCAAATCAGCCTGCCAAGGAAGCGGACAAGCCTGCCGCTGGCGCTAACAACTCGGCTTCAGGGGAGCAAACGTCGGATCTGGCTTCACTGAAGGGGAAGAAAATTGCCCTCGTCATGCAATTCAATACCGGAACGTTCTCGGCGCAATATATTGAGGGTGTCAAGGAGCAAGCTGCTAAATTCGGCGGCGAAGTTCAAGTGTTCGCATCTGAGAATGATCTGGGCAAGATGGTCGCTAATCTCGACTCCGCAATTAACCAGGGCTTCGATGCCATCATGACTGACCATGGCGAAGCTGGTGCGCTTGATCCCGGCATCAAAAGAGCCGTGGAAAAAAATATTCCGGTTGTCTCGTTCGATGCGGACATTACCGTTCCAGGCGTAACCGTACTGGCGCAGGCGGATGAGAAGATGGCAGAGGTGACGCTGGAGCAACTGGCTCAGGATGCTGGCGGCAAAGGCAACATTGTTAAGATATGGGTAGCTGGCTTCGCGCCGATGGAGCGTCGCCAGGTCGCTTACAAAGCGTTCCAGGAGAAATACCCTGAGATTAAGGAAATTGCTGCATTCGGCAATGCGGGCAATCCACAGTTGGATGCGCAGCAGCAGATGGAAGCAGTGCTCACGCAATACCCGAACAAAGGTGACATCACAGCGGTATGGGCTGCATGGGATGAGTTCGCCAAAGGCGCCTCCCGCGCGATTCAGGCTGCCGGACGCAACGAGATTAAAGTGTACGGCATCGATATGAGTGATGAAGACCTGCAGATCATTCAAGACCCGGCGACACCTTGGGTTGCATCGGCAGCAGTAGACCCGAAAGAGATCGGTCGCGTGCAGGTTCGCCTGCTGTATCAGAAGCTTCATGGCGATACCGTTGCGGACAAGGTCGTGCTGGAGCCGACGTATGTGAAGCGTGAGGATCTGCCGCAGCCGCCTACGGTTGTCAACACCACGAACCTGAGCGAGTATGTGAAGGAGTGGGGCAACGGTACACAAGGCGTCGCAGAGTGGATGACGGAGCTTGAGAAGGTTGCAGCGCAATAA
- the spoIVA gene encoding stage IV sporulation protein A, which translates to MEKVDIFKDIAERTGGDIYLGVVGAVRTGKSTFIKRFMETVVLPNIASESDRARAIDELPQSAAGKTIMTTEPKFVPNQAVQIKVTEGLDVNVRLVDCVGYAVEGAKGYEDENGPRMITTPWFEEPIPFQEAAEIGTRKVIQEHSTLGVVVTTDGTIAEIPRSSYIESEERVIQELKEVGKPFVLIVNSTRPSSEEAQQLRGELQEKYDIPVMTMSVATMGEDEVISVLREVLYEFPVHEVNVNLPSWVMVLNETHWVRSNYESSVRDTVKDIRRLRDVDRVVAQFMEYDFIERAGLSGMNMGQGVAEIDLYAPDELYDQILMEVVGVEIRGKDHLLQLMQEFSHAKREYDRFSEALEMVKTTGYGIAAPSLAEMMLDEPELIRQGSRFGVRLKATAPSIHMIRVDVESEFAPIIGTEKQSEELMRYLMQDFENDPIKIWESDIFGRSLHSIVREGIQGKIAMMPDNARYKLQETLGRIINEGSGGLIAIIL; encoded by the coding sequence GTGGAGAAAGTGGACATTTTCAAGGACATTGCCGAACGAACGGGCGGGGATATTTACCTCGGTGTCGTCGGTGCGGTCCGCACAGGCAAATCAACCTTTATTAAACGATTTATGGAGACGGTTGTGCTGCCGAACATCGCGAGCGAATCAGACCGCGCAAGGGCGATCGATGAGCTGCCGCAGAGCGCTGCCGGCAAAACCATTATGACGACCGAGCCGAAATTTGTACCAAATCAAGCGGTGCAGATTAAGGTAACGGAAGGTCTGGATGTCAATGTCAGGCTCGTCGATTGTGTAGGCTATGCAGTCGAAGGGGCGAAAGGCTACGAGGATGAGAACGGTCCGCGCATGATAACAACGCCGTGGTTCGAGGAGCCCATCCCATTCCAGGAAGCGGCCGAGATCGGAACGCGCAAGGTCATTCAAGAGCATTCCACGCTCGGTGTCGTCGTGACGACCGATGGTACGATTGCCGAGATTCCGCGCAGCTCGTATATCGAGTCGGAGGAACGGGTTATTCAGGAGCTGAAGGAGGTAGGCAAGCCATTCGTCCTGATCGTCAACTCCACCCGGCCCTCCAGTGAGGAGGCGCAGCAGCTACGCGGCGAGCTGCAGGAGAAGTATGACATACCGGTGATGACGATGAGCGTGGCGACGATGGGCGAGGATGAGGTTATCTCCGTGCTGCGTGAAGTGCTCTACGAGTTTCCGGTGCATGAGGTCAATGTCAATCTGCCAAGCTGGGTGATGGTGCTCAATGAGACGCATTGGGTGCGCAGCAACTATGAGAGCTCGGTTCGCGATACTGTGAAGGACATTCGCCGGCTGCGCGATGTGGATCGTGTAGTAGCCCAGTTCATGGAATATGACTTCATCGAACGTGCAGGGCTGAGCGGCATGAATATGGGGCAAGGGGTCGCCGAGATTGATCTGTATGCGCCAGATGAGCTGTATGACCAGATTTTGATGGAGGTTGTAGGTGTAGAAATTCGCGGGAAGGATCATCTGCTGCAACTGATGCAGGAGTTCTCCCATGCCAAGCGGGAATATGACCGGTTCTCGGAGGCGCTGGAGATGGTCAAGACGACAGGCTACGGGATCGCCGCGCCGTCGCTGGCTGAGATGATGCTTGACGAGCCGGAGCTCATTCGCCAAGGCTCACGCTTTGGCGTCAGGCTTAAGGCGACTGCGCCTTCCATCCACATGATCCGAGTCGATGTAGAATCCGAGTTCGCGCCGATTATCGGCACCGAGAAGCAGAGCGAGGAGCTTATGCGGTATCTGATGCAGGACTTCGAGAATGACCCCATCAAAATCTGGGAGTCGGATATATTCGGACGATCGCTGCACAGCATCGTCAGGGAAGGCATCCAGGGCAAGATTGCGATGATGCCGGACAATGCGCGCTACAAGCTGCAGGAGACGCTCGGTCGCATTATTAATGAAGGCTCGGGCGGCTTGATCGCCATCATCTTGTAA
- a CDS encoding 2Fe-2S iron-sulfur cluster-binding protein: MKAEITFMPEGKMVVVPVGTTVFDAARRAGIPLRSRCSGMAGCLMCKVKQLTESGLSAPRDKERLKLGTMLEDGLRLSCQAKVTGKASVEVPEDPLRAAVRRRLAQQAEEDTLW, translated from the coding sequence ATGAAAGCGGAGATTACGTTTATGCCGGAGGGCAAGATGGTTGTGGTGCCAGTCGGCACCACGGTATTTGATGCCGCCAGACGGGCGGGCATCCCGTTAAGGAGCCGCTGCTCGGGAATGGCGGGATGTCTGATGTGCAAGGTGAAGCAGTTGACAGAGAGCGGTCTGTCTGCCCCGCGTGACAAGGAGCGCCTCAAGCTGGGCACGATGCTGGAGGATGGACTGCGCCTATCCTGCCAGGCGAAGGTGACTGGCAAGGCATCCGTGGAAGTACCGGAGGACCCGCTCCGTGCGGCGGTTCGCCGCAGGCTTGCTCAGCAGGCGGAGGAGGACACGCTCTGGTAG
- a CDS encoding 2Fe-2S iron-sulfur cluster-binding protein, whose product MIELTGRTKSAVVEGEEGLTLLDLALKHQVDWGFSCTRGTCARCRCLVTAGMEHLEDVTDEEWDRLEQEELDEGYRLGCQAVLKTAGAAVTAINKPYF is encoded by the coding sequence TTGATTGAACTTACAGGACGCACCAAGAGCGCTGTTGTGGAGGGAGAAGAGGGACTGACATTGCTTGACCTGGCGCTAAAGCATCAGGTGGATTGGGGCTTCTCCTGCACTCGCGGCACCTGTGCGCGTTGCCGCTGTCTGGTGACGGCAGGGATGGAGCATCTGGAGGACGTAACGGACGAGGAATGGGATCGGCTGGAGCAGGAGGAGCTGGACGAGGGGTATCGCCTCGGCTGCCAGGCTGTGCTGAAGACGGCTGGAGCGGCAGTAACGGCTATAAACAAGCCATATTTCTGA
- a CDS encoding DUF2768 family protein, with protein MDAMTKMWVSFIGIGLMALAAVVITVARTKTRGFVRIILSIIAFVLLVVGFIYGFASIL; from the coding sequence ATGGATGCAATGACTAAAATGTGGGTATCGTTTATCGGGATCGGCCTGATGGCGCTCGCTGCGGTCGTCATTACCGTTGCCCGCACGAAGACTCGCGGTTTTGTGCGGATTATTTTATCTATCATCGCGTTTGTACTGCTGGTGGTAGGCTTCATCTACGGATTTGCCTCGATATTGTAG
- a CDS encoding stage VI sporulation protein F, with protein sequence MADKNLPKDVLKAVSKKTGKPITEGAVKKLASGVTPNTVKSEAELRRLIKQVSAMAKVPVSEQTMNEIVGAVKKTGLNNLEQLMKSMLKK encoded by the coding sequence ATGGCTGACAAAAATCTTCCAAAGGACGTTCTCAAGGCAGTAAGCAAAAAGACAGGCAAGCCGATCACGGAGGGTGCGGTCAAAAAGCTGGCTAGCGGAGTAACGCCGAATACGGTTAAAAGTGAAGCTGAGCTGCGTCGCCTGATTAAGCAGGTGTCCGCGATGGCTAAAGTTCCGGTAAGCGAGCAGACGATGAATGAAATCGTCGGCGCAGTGAAAAAAACCGGCCTTAACAATCTGGAGCAATTGATGAAATCAATGCTCAAGAAGTAA
- a CDS encoding NAD(P)H-dependent glycerol-3-phosphate dehydrogenase — MSTQTKVAVLVAGSWGTALAAVLADNGHQVSLWTRNGEQADEINQSRTNRKYLGDAILPLGITAGSELFEVLEGAAAVVFVAPSAAMREVARAARPHIAPDALIIHATKGFETGSLKRMTTVLSEELERSESELVVLSGPSHAEEVVRRLPTTVVVASADQQRAEAAQDLFINNDFRVYTNPDMMGVEVAGAIKNIIALGAGLSDGLGFGDNAKAALITRGLAEIGRLGDAMGANMLTFAGLAGVGDLIVTCTSTHSRNWRAGSMLAKGMTVDEMLAKMGMVVEGVRTTRAAYELASRYEVRMPITEQLYQVLFGGKSPKLAVEELMGRIRTHEIEEVAKVWTDPS; from the coding sequence ATGTCTACACAAACAAAGGTAGCCGTCTTAGTTGCCGGTAGCTGGGGTACTGCGCTGGCTGCTGTTCTTGCTGATAATGGACATCAGGTCAGCCTGTGGACTCGCAATGGGGAGCAGGCTGACGAGATCAATCAATCGCGCACGAACCGCAAATATTTAGGTGATGCAATCCTGCCACTCGGCATAACTGCGGGGTCGGAGCTTTTTGAGGTGCTAGAGGGAGCAGCGGCGGTGGTCTTCGTGGCTCCTTCGGCAGCGATGCGGGAAGTGGCGCGTGCCGCCCGACCGCATATCGCTCCTGATGCGCTCATTATCCACGCGACCAAGGGGTTCGAGACCGGGTCGCTCAAACGGATGACAACCGTGCTGTCCGAGGAGCTGGAGCGGTCAGAGAGCGAGCTTGTCGTGTTGTCTGGCCCGAGCCATGCCGAAGAGGTGGTGCGAAGGCTGCCTACGACCGTCGTTGTGGCGTCGGCAGATCAGCAACGTGCCGAGGCTGCACAGGATTTGTTTATCAATAATGATTTTCGCGTGTATACCAACCCGGATATGATGGGTGTGGAGGTAGCGGGCGCGATCAAAAATATTATTGCGCTTGGAGCAGGTCTGTCGGACGGACTCGGGTTTGGCGATAATGCCAAAGCGGCGCTGATTACACGCGGTCTGGCAGAGATTGGCCGGCTCGGGGACGCAATGGGTGCCAATATGCTAACCTTTGCCGGACTGGCCGGCGTTGGTGATCTGATCGTCACCTGCACGAGCACGCATAGCCGCAACTGGCGAGCGGGCTCGATGCTTGCCAAAGGAATGACGGTTGACGAGATGCTGGCGAAGATGGGAATGGTGGTCGAGGGGGTGCGCACTACCCGAGCGGCCTATGAGCTGGCGTCGCGTTATGAGGTGCGAATGCCGATCACCGAGCAGCTCTATCAAGTGCTGTTCGGCGGCAAATCGCCTAAGCTGGCGGTGGAGGAATTAATGGGGCGGATTCGTACCCATGAGATTGAGGAAGTCGCCAAGGTGTGGACCGATCCCAGCTAG
- the plsY gene encoding glycerol-3-phosphate 1-O-acyltransferase PlsY — protein MVDAVLPVIISYLLGSIAFSIVIARLVKGIDIRQHGSGNAGATNTLRILGKGPALLVFLLDVAKGVLAVFIGSWLSDGNMTVMTLSGLAAIVGHNWPVFFGFKGGKGIATTVGVMVTLAFLPALYAGIVAIALIALTRYVSLGSLAFAALTPLFILLMDRPLPLLWGSLALCAFAFLRHRSNIVKLAQGKENKLGAKRM, from the coding sequence TTGGTTGATGCCGTGTTGCCAGTCATCATCAGCTATTTGCTTGGATCAATAGCATTCAGTATCGTTATTGCCCGCTTAGTCAAAGGAATCGATATTCGCCAGCATGGGAGCGGCAATGCGGGAGCGACGAACACGCTGCGCATATTGGGGAAGGGCCCAGCGCTGCTCGTATTCTTGCTTGATGTTGCCAAGGGTGTGCTGGCGGTCTTCATCGGAAGCTGGCTTAGCGACGGCAACATGACCGTCATGACGTTAAGCGGCCTTGCTGCGATCGTCGGCCATAATTGGCCGGTCTTTTTTGGCTTCAAGGGCGGCAAGGGGATTGCCACCACCGTTGGCGTGATGGTTACGCTGGCGTTTTTGCCTGCACTGTATGCAGGAATTGTGGCGATTGCGCTCATTGCGCTCACCCGTTATGTTTCCCTGGGTTCGCTCGCTTTCGCTGCACTGACACCGTTGTTCATCCTGTTGATGGACCGCCCGCTGCCGCTATTATGGGGCAGTCTGGCGCTCTGCGCCTTTGCATTTCTGCGCCATCGCAGCAATATTGTGAAGCTGGCGCAGGGCAAGGAGAACAAGCTAGGAGCAAAAAGGATGTGA
- the der gene encoding ribosome biogenesis GTPase Der: MARPVIAIVGRPNVGKSTIFNRVIGDRLAIVEDKPGVTRDRLYGTGEWNGKAFSIVDTGGIEIDGEDEIMKSVRMQAELAIEEADVIVFMVDAKAGLTHADDEVARMLFRSQKPVVVAVNKVDNFNRMDDIYEFYSLGFGEPIAISGAHGLGIGDLLDAAVDKLPEPKQDEYDEDVIRVALIGRPNVGKSSLVNALLGEERVIVSNVAGTTRDAIDTPFERDGQRYVLIDTAGMRKRGKVYETTEKYSVMRALKAIERADVVLVLINGEEGIIEQDKHIAGFAHEAGKAAIFVVNKWDAVEKGDKTMQHFTQSIRDHFLFMTYAPVVFLSAKTKQRLHKLLPVVNHVSEQHALRIQTHLLNDVVSDAIAMNPPPSDKGKRLRINYVTQVAVKPPTMVLFVNDPELMHFSYQRYLENKIRGAFNFEGTPIRIFTRRKSEED; encoded by the coding sequence ATGGCAAGACCCGTTATAGCAATCGTCGGGCGGCCAAATGTGGGTAAATCTACTATTTTCAACCGGGTCATCGGTGACCGGCTGGCAATTGTAGAGGATAAACCAGGCGTTACCCGCGACCGACTGTATGGAACCGGGGAATGGAATGGCAAAGCTTTCAGTATTGTGGACACTGGAGGCATCGAAATCGATGGCGAAGACGAAATTATGAAATCCGTGCGAATGCAAGCCGAGCTTGCAATTGAGGAAGCGGATGTCATCGTATTTATGGTCGACGCCAAAGCCGGTTTGACCCACGCGGACGATGAAGTAGCCCGAATGTTATTTCGTTCTCAGAAGCCTGTTGTCGTAGCTGTCAACAAGGTGGATAATTTTAATCGAATGGATGATATTTACGAGTTTTACAGCTTAGGCTTCGGCGAGCCCATCGCAATCTCCGGAGCGCATGGTCTCGGTATTGGCGATCTGCTGGATGCAGCCGTCGATAAGCTGCCAGAGCCCAAGCAGGATGAGTATGATGAGGATGTCATTCGCGTCGCACTGATTGGACGCCCCAATGTCGGCAAGTCATCACTTGTCAATGCACTGCTAGGAGAAGAACGGGTGATCGTCAGTAATGTTGCGGGAACAACCCGCGATGCGATCGATACACCGTTCGAGAGGGATGGCCAGCGGTATGTGCTGATCGATACAGCAGGCATGCGCAAGCGCGGCAAGGTGTACGAGACGACCGAGAAATACAGTGTCATGCGGGCGCTCAAGGCGATCGAGCGGGCGGATGTTGTGCTCGTCTTGATCAATGGCGAGGAAGGGATTATCGAGCAGGACAAGCATATTGCAGGCTTTGCTCATGAGGCAGGCAAGGCGGCGATCTTCGTCGTGAACAAATGGGATGCGGTGGAGAAGGGCGACAAGACGATGCAGCATTTTACGCAGAGCATTCGCGACCATTTCCTATTCATGACCTATGCGCCGGTTGTGTTCCTGTCCGCCAAGACGAAGCAGCGGCTGCATAAGCTGTTGCCTGTGGTGAATCATGTATCCGAGCAGCATGCGCTGCGCATTCAGACCCATCTGTTGAATGATGTTGTGTCTGATGCGATCGCGATGAATCCGCCGCCTTCGGACAAGGGCAAGCGGCTGCGTATCAATTATGTGACACAGGTGGCGGTTAAGCCGCCGACGATGGTTCTGTTTGTTAATGACCCGGAGCTGATGCATTTCTCTTATCAGCGCTATCTAGAGAACAAGATTCGTGGAGCATTTAATTTTGAAGGAACGCCGATCCGTATTTTTACGCGGAGGAAGTCCGAGGAAGATTAG
- a CDS encoding capping complex subunit for YIEGIA yields the protein MASIVAVVTMRRESVGGGAPIFLAETEAQLEETAFLLEKILDASVHDLKNGTFIVVNHHSK from the coding sequence ATGGCGAGCATAGTAGCAGTTGTAACGATGCGCAGAGAGTCCGTAGGAGGCGGGGCGCCAATCTTCTTGGCAGAGACGGAGGCGCAATTGGAGGAGACGGCTTTTTTGCTTGAGAAAATATTGGATGCTTCGGTTCATGATCTGAAAAATGGCACCTTTATTGTGGTAAATCATCATTCCAAATGA